The window AATTGGGGAGACCAACGTTGCCGATTTTGACGACAACGCCGGAGAACTGCTCAAGGGCGCCAACAACTCCACGGTCGATGTTACATTTCTAAGACAGGGAAAAACCCAAACCGCCACAATCACCCGCGAAGGGGTTGAGGTCGATGCCGTGCCGTTTTACGACATGATCGACGAAAAAACTGGGTACATTGTGCTTTCCCGTTTTAATCGCAAGGCGTCCAAACAAACCCAATCCGCGATGCAAGACCTCAAGGGCAAAGGAGCGGAACGTTTGATTTTGGACCTTAGGGGCAATCCCGGAGGCCTGCTTTCGGAAGCTATTAATGTGACCAATCTTTTTGTGCCCAAAGGCGAATTGATCGTGACCACAAAATCCAAAGTCAAAAAATTTAATCAGGAATACCGAACCAAAAACCAGCCAGAAGATGAGGAAATTCCGTTGGTAGTATTGGTGGATGGCAAAAGTGCCTCGGCCAGTGAAATTGTTTCCGGTGGATTACAGGACTTGGACCGCGCTGTAATCGTGGGTGCACAAAGTTTTGGAAAGGGACTGGTGCAACGCCCGTTAAAATTGACCTACGGAACACAATTGAAAGTGACCATCTCCAGGTATTACACGCCATCCGGAAGGTGCATACAATCCTTGGATTATTGGAATCGAGATAAAGAAGGCAATGCGGTTCGAAATACCGAGTTTAATGAGTTTACCACCAGAAATGGCCGAAAGGTCTGGGATGGTGGAGGCATCATGCCCGATGTGACCATCGAATCCCTTAGAACCAACTCCTTAATAGACGCTTTGGAGCAAAACCAGCTGGTTTTTGATTTTGCTACGGATTATTTCTATGCCCACGATTTCAATTCGGTGGACAATTTCCGTTTCTCCGATAGCGATTATTCTGAATTCAAAAGCTTTGTGAAATCGGAAAACTTCACCTTTCAGACGGAAACAGAAAAGATTTTGGAAGAATCTATCAATACGGACGATACGTTATTGGGCTCCGAAGTCCAGGAAAAGTACAAAGATCTACTCTTAGCGGTTAACCGTGGTAAAATTTCGGCCTTGGACAGCTATCAAAAGGAAATCACCAAAAAGCTGGAGGACGAGATCATCACCCGATATTTTTATCGCGAAGGCCTGTACAAATATTATCTGAACCACGACGATGCCATCTTGACGGCCAAAGAGCTCTTGGCCGACTCCCAAAAATATGCCAGTATTTTGAGGTAGTTTTTGTGAGGTTTTTGATAGCCTGAATTCTTCATCCGTCAATTCAAAACCACCATCCGTCAATTCAAAACCATCAACCGTCAATTGGTGGGCTAAACTTTTCCTTGGGCGTCATATCTTAACTGAAAATTTTGCATATGACCTACACTGTGCTCACCTTGTCCTTGATCGGCCTTGTTCTTTTTTATTGGTTGTACAATTTGATGAGCAATTGTTTCTCAAGGGCCTTCTGCATTGTACGTAATCGGAGAAGCGGATCCGTTACCAAAGAAGCCTCCATCATAACCGTAACTACCATTAAAGGCGGAAAAAAACCATTACTGGAGCTGTTGTTGCTGTTCGAGAATTTTTCCGGTCATCATATACACCGAAAAATTCGGGTATGGGACACCAAACCCCATTTGCGACGGTTTGAAACAGATAAAACCATCGAAATTGGCCTCAATATTGCCCGAAAACCCAAAAATCCCATCTTCCTTTCCCAAAAACCCTGTCGGTTTTCATTTGTATTTGTCATCATCTGCAGCCTAAAAATCATTGTTTATGTGATTGGGAGCTATATCTTGATGGGCGAGGCTATGGAACGGATTTTCGCTGCACCGAATACCTACGAGCAACTCTTTAAAACGTCGTATACTTGGCAAATTGGACTGACGCTCATTGTCGTGAGCATCTTCCTCTATCTGTTATTGCAAAAGATTGGGGTTTTGGTGGATAAAAAATCCTTGGAATACAACTGGAATCTCTTGTTCTATGGCGTTGGGGCGACGGCAACAGTATCAGCCCGGAAAAATACGGGAACCTTGGTCAAGGCAGAACCTGTTTTTGATTTTTCCTATTTATTTAGGTCCCAAAATGGGGAGAAAATCAAAGGAAATGATAAAAAAATAGCGGAAAATGCCCAGTCTGCTGAAGAAATGGACCATGTAGAGGTAATGTACCTCCCCGGAAATCCCGATGCTTCCAGAATCACCGAAAATTTGGAAAATCAAGATTTTTCGCGATTCTTGAATACCATCTTTATGATTGTGGTCTTTATTTTTTCCGTCGTATTCCTGCTATCTTTTTACCAAACCGTCTTTGATTCATCCATTAATGGTTAAAAAAGAGGGAATAAATTCTATTTTTGGGCATGCAACAACTTAAAGTGTGTGAACTTTTTGCAGGGGTTGGCGGTTTTCGCCTTGGTCTGGAACGCACCAAACGTTTCAAAGTGGTCTGGAGCAACCAATGGGAGCCTTCCACCAAAATGCAGCACGCTTCCTTGGTCTACGAAGCTCGGTTTGGCAAGGAAAACCATTGCAATGCGAATATCGAGACCGTGAAAACCGAAGAAATCCCAGACCATGATATGTTGGTCGGAGGCTTTCCTTGTCAGGATTACTCGGTGGCCACTTCCCTGAAAAACTCCAAGGGGCTTATTGGTAAAAAGGGGGTTCTTTGGTGGTCCATTCACCGTATACTTTCCGAAAAGAAAAACAAGCCAAATTATCTGTTTTTGGAAAATGTGGACCGCCTTTTAAAATCGCCTTCCACACAACGTGGGCGGGATTTTGCAGTGATGTTGCGTAGCCTGTCGGATTTGGGCTATGCCGTGGAATGGCGCGTAATCAATGCGGCCGAGTATGGAATGCCTCAGCGCCGAAGGCGCGTTTTTTTTCTGGCATATTTTAAGGGGTCCAAAATCCATCAAAAAATGAAAAATTCGCATCCTGAAGATTGGATGCTTCGCGATGGTATTTTCTCCGAGGCCTTTCCCGTTGCTCCAACCCATCAAAAAGCTGTTGTGTTCGATTTGGAAGAAGATTTGGTGGATGTATCCTCCAATTTCAATAGTGAAAAGGGACTATCTCCTTTCCTGAATACCGGAATCTGTGTAGATGGCAAGGTAACTACCTTAACCACCTCCGCTTCTTACGATGGAAATAGAACGACGTTATCGGATATTTTGGAGCAGGGTAACATTCCTTCCGAATATTATATTGATGAGGCCGATTTGCCCAAATGGGATTATTTAAAAGGCTCCAAAAAAGAAATACGCAAGACCAAAGCTGGTTTTGAATACCATTATAGCGAGGGAAGCATGGTCTTCCCTGATGCTCTTGATCAACCTTCCAGAACTATTATAACCGGTGAGGGCGGGAAATCCCCTTCGCGGTTTAAGCACGTGGTCCAAACCTCCAAGGGACTGCGAAGACTCTTACCTGTTGAATTGGAAAGGTTGAACATGTTTCCGGACCATCATACCCAATTGGAGGGCATTTCGGATGCCAAACGCGCCTTTTTTATGGGCAACGCCTTGGTGGTGGGCATTGTGGAAAAGATTGGTGCTTCCCTGTTCCGGAAAATTAACCACCTTGAAAAGCAACTTCAAAGCTGACCTATCCAAAGAACTACGATTAAGCTCCTTACTGGACACCTATTACCAAAAACACCTCAAAAGATATGATTTTGAGCGTGTTTCGGAACTCAAAAAACAGTTACAGGGAATCGATTTGATTTTAAAGGACAAACAGTCGGGGCATTTCTTCTTTGTGGACGAAAAAGCCCAATTGGACTATATCAACGAAAGTTTGCCCACTTTTGCCTTTGAGCTCTTTTACTCAAAAAACGGGGTGCAAAAGCAGGGCTGGCTCTTCGATGTTTCCAAAAAGACCCATTTTTATGCATTGGTCACCAGCATTTATTCGGATGAAGCTGATGTATTCACCAGTTGTAACATCACTTTTGTAAATCGGGAAAAACTGATTTTGCGTTTACATGAACTGGGTCTAAACCAATCTTTCTTAGAGGAATTAGCCCTTGATCACAAAGAGGTGAATGGAAAGTTGGTGCTGGAGGGTCTTGATCCCAAGAAAGAGGGCTATCTATATTTTTCCAGTACAAACAAAGTGGAAAAGCCAGTGAATCTTATTCTAAGACTTGAATTTTTGAATCGAATTGGAGTGGCGAAGAGGTTAATTTGAATTCACTTCTTCAACATTCTTCGATGCGGAATGCCATCTTCCAAATATTCTTCGCCAAAGGCAGAAAAACCAAGATCTGTATAAAACTTTAATAAATAGGATTGTGCAGAAATTTCTATGGGTTTGTTGGGAAACCGTTGATCAATAGCTGCCATCGTTGCCAACATAATCTGTTTGCCCAAGCCGTATTTTCGTTGATCTTGACATACCACCACCCTGCCGATACTGACATTCTTAAAATAATCGCCCGGTTTAAAAACCCGGGTATAAGCAACTACTTCATCTTCTTTCAAGCCTATGACATGGAGTGCTTTTTGGTCCTTATTGTCCACATCTTGGTACACACAGTCCTGCTCCACTACAAAGACCTCACTGCGGAGGCGTAGAATTTGATAGAGCTCATGAATGCTGAGTTCATCGAATGTTTTTATGGATACTTGCATCAATCTTGGACTATTACGCTTTTGGAATCACATTTATCAAACTCTGGCTGTATGTTCACATGGTTGATACCGTGCTTATGATACACATGTTCTTCTATTTTTTCGAGAATGGCATCAAATTCCGACAGTCGTATGTCTTCCTTAAAATCGATATGGGCTTCCATGTGCACTTCTTCCTCATTGAGCTGCCAAATATGAACATGGTGGACATTTTTCACAGGTTCAATGGTACAAATGGATTCCACGATATCTTGGATCACTACTGATTTCGGTGTAAATAACATCAATACTTTGGTGGATTCCTTCAACAAATCATAACCCATATAAATCAAATAGACCCCAATAATCATGGTGAGGATGGCATCTACCCAATATACCTGGAAATATTTCATCAGAATACCACCTATCAACACAGCCACGGAGGCCATCATATCGGTAAGCAAATGCAAATAGGCGGATTTCATGTTCATATTGTGGTTTGAATCCTTTTTAAGGAGCAATACACTGAATCCGTTTCCAACTATGGCTATCAATGCCAACCAAATAACCAAGTTGGATTCAATTTCTTGTGGTTGCATCAACCGTTCCACAGCCTCTTTCATTAAAATAATGGCAACGACCACCAAAGTCGCCGCATTAATGAAAGCAGCCAAAATTTCTGCTCGCTTGTACCCGAAAGTTTTAAGGCTGGATGCTTGACGCTGCCCCAATCTACGGGCACCATAACTAATCACCAAGCTAAGTACATCGCTAAAATTATGCAGTGCATCGGACAGCAGTGCCAAACTTCCCGACAGCAATCCACCCACAATTTGAGCCAGGGTGATACCTATGTTCAAAAAGATGGAAATAAGCAGATTCCTTCCCTTTAAATCGGGATGTGCGTGGGAATGTGAATGTCCATGATGGTGATGGTGACCCATAGGGGTTTATCTACAAGGTATTTTTTCTATTCTACGCTCATGTCTGCCTCCTTGGAACTCGGTATTCAAAAAGGTCTGTACCATATCAAGGGCTTGTGGTAAAGCAATAAACCGAGCTGGCAGGCTTAAAATATTGGCGTCGTTATGTTCCCTGGCCAACTCTGTAATTTCTTTGTTCCAACAAAGCGCTCCGCGAACGCCTTGGTGTTTATTAATGGTCATGGTAGCGCCATTACCACTACCACAAATAACAATGCCAAAATCGACATTGCCTTCTTCCACATCTTGTGCAACGGGGTGCACAAAATCAGGATAATCCACACTATCGGTACCGTCGGTGCCGTAGTTAACAACTTCAATTCCCTTAGATTTGAGAAGACCTATAATCGCTAGTTTATAATCCGTACCAGCATGGTCATTTCCAATGGCTATTTTCATGGTGTTCATTTAAAAATGGGTATGTCACAAAGGTACGATTTCTTTTCCTGTTGGGCTGTTTATAAAATCATCCAGATTTCTGCATTTCACTAGAAAACAACTGCTTACCGAAAACAAGGTTTTGTTAATTAATTACAGAAAACTAATGGTAATGAAATTTTGTAATGACGAAAAAATAAACCATTAGGAAATAAGATTTAATGTTGGGGTAATATTCCATTAAAAATTAATCAACCTAAATCAACGCTTTTTGGAAGGTAATTAACATTAAAAATACATTAACTTTTCAATAAATTGATGTTGATAACGGTTATTAAAATCGGTGTACAAAAAATCTAATCCCTTGATTTTTAAATTTATTCTGTTCTGACAAATTGTGAACAAAATTTTTAATCGGTTCAAAGCAACTTTTTGGTAAAAATTTTATTCCACATTTCAACGATCCATCATCATCACCATTTTTATAAATTTTAAAAAAGAAGAAAAGAGATAGTATTGATTATTGTTGATAAAGTTCACTTTGTTTTGGATTACTCTTCCTTTCTTTGTTGCTCAAGAATTATAATTCGTATTTTTCAAAAAAATAAGGACGTTAATGTCAAAGAAAAAGAAGAGGGCAAGCAGTCAGCGAAAGAACGAGATAACCAAGGGCATTTTCACCGTATTGGAAAAAGAACCTTCCAAGACCTTCAATTACAAGCAGATAGCTTCTAAATTAGGGATTACAGATACGCAGGATAGAAACCTTTTGATCAAACGATTGGGACAGTTAAAGGCCAGTGACCGTATTGTGGAACCGGAAAGAGGCAAGTATCAAAAGAAACCATCGCTCCATACATACTTTACCGGAAGGGTAGATCTTACCAGTAGTGGCAATGCCTATATTGTGGTCGATGAGCTGGAGGACGATATTTTTGTGTCCAATAATAACCTCAACAAAGCATTCCATGGCGATACGGTAGAGGTATTCATAAAACCGAGGCGCAAGAGCAAGAAAATGGAGGGTGAAATCTCCAGGGTACTGGAAAGAAAGAAAACCTCTTACGTGGGTATTGTGGACAAGCAAAAACGTTTTGCTTTTGTTCGCCCCACCGATTCCAGAATGTATACCGATATTTTTATCCCGCCGGAAAAGCTGAAAAAGGCCAACGATGGAGACAAGGTTTTGGTCAATTTGGGCGATTGGCCCGATGACGCCGATTCCCCGTATGGTGAAATTGTGGAGGTGTTGGGGAGACCCGGCGAACATAATACGGAAATCCATTCCATTTTGGCGGAATATGGACTTCCCCATGAATTTCCTTATGAGGTGGAACAGTACGCCAAAACATTGGATACCAGTATAAAGGAATCGGAAATCGCTAAGCGAAGGGATATGCGCGATGTATTGACCTTTACCATTGATCCCAAGGATGCCAAGGATTTTGATGATGCACTTTCTTTTCAAAAATTGGAAAACGGCAATTATGAAATAGGCATCCATATCGCGGATGTTTCCCATTATGTGCAGCCCGATACCATTTTGGAAGAAGAGGCTTACGATAGGGCTACATCGGTATATTTGGTGGACCGTGTGGTTCCCATGCTCCCGGAAGTGTTGTCCAACCAAGCCTGTTCGTTGCGTCCCAACGAGGAAAAATATACCTTTTCGGCCGTTTTTGAGATGAATGATAAGGCCCAGTTGGTCAAACAATGGTTTGGTAGAACCTCTATCAATTCCAACGAGCGTTTTGCCTATGAGGAAGCGCAGCACATTATTGAGACAAAACAGCATCAAATTCCAAAAGAAATTTCCATTCGAGGAAAGGCATATTCTGTTTCGGATGACATCGTTGAAGCCGTTCTCACTTTTGATCGGTTGGCAAAGATCATGCGAAAGGCACGTATGGATGCTGGAGCCATTTCTTTTGATAAGATTGAGGTGAAATTCAACCTTTCGGAGGACAATGAACCCGTAGGTGTGTTTTTCAAAGAGTCCAAGGATGCCAATAAATTGATCGAGGAGTTTATGCTCTTGGCCAACAGAAAAGTGGCAGAGTTTATCGGGAAGCAGAAGAAAACCTTTGTGTACCGAGTGCATGATAAACCCGATGATGATAAATTAATGGCCCTGAACGGCGTTATTTCCAGATTTGGACATAGTATCAACCTAAAGGACCGAAAGACCATCAATCAGTCCCTAAATAAGTTGTTGGAGGACGTTAAGGGCAAAAAAGAACAGAATTTGGTGGATACCTTGGCCATACGAAGTATGAGCAAGGCTATTTATACCACTGAAAATATTGGCCATTATGGTCTTGGGTTTGACTACTACACCCATTTTACGTCTCCCATTCGACGATATCCGGATGTGATGGTGCACCGATTGCTACAGCATTATCTAGATAAGGAAAAGACACCAAAAGCTACGTTTTACGAGGAAAAATGCAAGCATTCTTCCGATATGGAGCTATTGGCCGCGAATGCGGAAAGGGATTCCATCAAGTACATGCAGATCAAGTTTATGGAAGACCATAAGGACCAAGAGTTCTTAGGGGTGATTTCCGGGGTCACCGAGTGGGGCATCTATGTGGAAATTGTGGAGAACAAATGTGAGGGCATGGTACGGATTAGGGATATCAAAGATGATTATTATGTTTTTGACGAACGCCAATATGCCATTATTGGGGAACGGACCAAACGAATGTACCAATTGGGAGATGAAGTGTACGTGATGGTGAAGAGTACCGATTTGATCAAAAGACATTTGGACTTTTCCTTGATCGGTAAAAAGAAATAATACTATTTTGGAACAAAGTTTGTTATCCTATTGAGAACCAAATTTTTATAACATGAGAATATGTACGATTGTTATGTTGTTCCTTTCACTGCAATACAGTGAAGCCCAGGATGCTACCATTACCCAAAACCTACAAAAGTTTACCGAAGTCAAGGGATTTGATGGAATTTCCATTAATTTAATCAAGTCCAACGAAAATAAAGCCGTGATTACGGGAGCCAACACCAGTAATGTGGCCATAGTCAACAATGAAGGTGTGTTGAAAATTCGAATGGAAATCGTTAAAATTTTCAGTGGATATAGAACCTATGTTGATCTGTACCATTCGGAAGAATTGGTGGTGATCGATGTGAATGAAGATGCCAGGATATCATCCGATCACACCTATGTGCAAGATGTTTTGGAACTGAAGGCACAGGAGGGTGGTGAATTGGAAATCAACTGTGAGGTGGACCAATTATTGATCAAGTCCATATCTGGAGGTAAAATATTCGCTGCAGGATTTTCCAACACCCAAGATGTGATCATCAATACGGGAGGTACATACAACGGTCGAACCTTTAAAACCAAATTTACCACGATAAGTGTGAACGCAGGGGGACATGCCGAAATCCATGCAACCGATTATGTAAAGGCCAATGTAAAAGCTGGTGGCGAAGTGCTGGTGTATGGAGATCCAAAGACCATGGATGAACGAACCCTCTTTGGCGGAAAAATAAAAAGAGTAGATTAAAAAATGATTGACGACATCCAAGCTGCAATCCCTTTAGGGCTTCTGTTGAGCTTTATGATCGGTCCTGTTTTCTTTGTTTTATTGGAAACCAGTGCCACAAAGGGCTTTAGGGCAGGGGTAAGTTTGGATCTAGGGGTAATCTTGGCGGACATCGTTTTTTTATTGATAGCCTATTTCAGTAGTTTTCAATTGTTGGAGAATTTGAGCAACGAACCTGGGCTGTTTGTGTTCGGTGGGATGATTTTGTTGGTCTACGGAATTTTTCTGTTTGTGAAGAAGGCAAAAAAAAAGACGAATGTCAAAGCCACCAAAGGAACCTATTTGGGACTCTTCGTAAAAGGTTTTCTGTTGAATTTTATCAATATTGGGGTATTGGCCTTTTGGTTGGGCCTGATTATAGTGGTGGGGCCCAGTTTGGAAAACAACCCCAACAGAATGGTGGTCTTTTTTGGAACGGTATTAATGGTCTATTTCGGAATTGATGTACTTAAAATAGTGTTGGCCAAACAGTTGAAACGCTATTTGACCCAAGAACGGATCGTACTGATAAAAAAGGGATTGGGCATAGTGCTCATCATTTGCGGAATCGTATTGATTACCAAAGGATTTTTGCCCAAAGACAGGTTTGATATACAGGAAGAAATCGAAAAAATAGAGAATCTATAAACAAAAAAACCCAGCACATTGTACTGGGTTTTGAGGCATCGAGCGGATTCGAACCGCTGTACAAGCTTTTGCAGAGCTCTGCCTAGCCACTCGGCCACGATGCCAATTGGATCGCAAAGCTAAAAATATTTTGCGAATTTTTGTCCAGTATTCCTTTAAATAAACTTATCGGCTGGAACTTAGTTTTACGGATACACTTTCCACATCGCCACCAATGGGTGGATTGATCTTGGCTACTTCTACCTCGACCTCCGTTACTTCCTTGATTTCTTTAAATATGCGATCAATGATGCGTTTGGCCACATGTTCCAAAAGGTTGGAACGCACCGTCATCTCTTCTTTTATAATGTTGTTCAAGTGTACATAATCCACGGTTTCACTGAGCTGGTCGGAATTGGCTGGTTGGGATAGATCAGCGGAAATCTCCAAATCTACCCTGTAATCGCTCCCAATGAGCATTTCTTCCTTCAAGCATCCGTGGTTGGAATGTATTCGAACGTTTTTTAACCTAATTTTTCCCAAAGCCTTTAATTAAGAAAGGGCAAAAGTACGGGAAATGAGTAGAATTTAGTACATACATCTACAGTTACTTATTCCTTGGAACAGATCCATACCAACGGTCAATACATGCGTTCCCGTGCTGTAGCCCAAAATTTCGTTGGTGATGACCTGATAGGAATAGCCAAAATAGAAGTTACTCTTTTTAAATCCTGCAATGGGTGCAATGTAGAGTGGCTTACCTAACTGATCGTTCAAAAAACGATAGGTTACCCCTAAATAATAATAGTCCTCAAAATCACGGAACCGGAATTTGGTGTTCAGATCGGTTACGGAACGCCCATCACTTTCAAACCATTGAAAGAATACGGAAGGCTCTATTTCCAATTTGCTGTTCTTGCTTTTGGAAAAGCTATAACCCGAGTACACATAATAGTTTCTCAGCTTATTGGGCTCAATGGTAATGACATCCGTATTAAAATTGGTCAGGTCTTTATTTAAAACGTTGCCTGCATTTAGACTGAAAAAGAATTTATCGTAACGATAGAGTACACCCAAATCAAAATTATGGTTGGTAGTGGCTTTATCATCAGCGGGAAGCTGTCCATTACGCTCCTCAAACTGCTCAACGTCGATTCGAAATTGGTTGAAGTTATAAGAGATTCCAAAGGAAAGGAAGATATCGTCATACCTATCCAAGGTTAAATGGTGGGCAAAGGACACTCTGGCTCCCCGTTGCCGGGTGAAACCATTACTATCATTGTACAATAACATGCCTACTCCCGACCTGTTTCCGATCCGTGCATCTGCGGCCAAGGTTTGGGTATCCGGTGCATCTTCGATACCCACCCATTGGGTAAGGCCATTGAGCCTTACCTTGATATGGTCACCTATTCCCGCATAGGTTGGGGACATCAAAAAGGGATTGTCCGCAATATACTGGGATAGTTGGGGTACAGTCAACTCTTGTGCTTTGGCAAAGCATGCCAACAGAACAAATAAGATGGTTGCGTATACTTTTTTGAACATGGGGTTAAAGTAGGTTAAGCGTTATTATCGGTATAGGGTAAAATGCCCTACAAATTCTCTGTTATCCTGTTCACCTTGTAATTGAACAACGTACCAGTAGTCACCAGTTGGCAATGGTTTGCCATCATAATTTCCATCCCAGCCCTTAACATTTCGGGCCATTACTTCCACTACTCTACCATAACGATCGTAAATCTTGATTAGTACGTCGGGGAAGCCCTCAATGTTGTCTGGCAGCCATAAATCGTTGCGACCGTCACCATCTGGGGTGAAGAAATTCGGGAATTCTACATCTATGAACTCCATAAAGATTTCTGCCGTGGCCTCACAACCATTTTCATCTACAACGGTTACCGTGTAGGTATCTGTCCTATTGATAAAATAGGTGTTGTCACTTCCATTGTCCACTCCATTGAAATAGAATGTATAATCTTCCACACCACCTTCGGCCACGGCCGTAATCTGGTTGATGGTGTTGTTTTCCAACGTCAATGTCAAAGGTTCAAAGGAATCGATGGTAAAGTCGTAGGTTGTCATACATCCATTCGAATGTGCAATGGTAATGTAATGGTCTCCAGGTGCCATGTTGGTAAAGTTGGCTTCCAACTGCATATCTGCAGGATCGGTGGAATCCAAGGCGTACATCAAATCGTTGGCAATGGATTCATCTTCCATTACAATGTCCAAATAATTATCTGGGACATTACCGGTACATTCATACATTGGCGTAACTGTAGCGGCAAGGTTAACTCCGGGGTTTATTTCCACAATTACGTTTGTTTCACAACCTTGGGCATCCCTTACAAACACCACATGTGTTCCGGCTGGTACGTTTTGGAACAAGAACTGATCTTGTACAAAGTTGGAATCCGCAGTGGAATTTAAACTTGTTTCATAGGGTGCTGTACCTCCAGAAACCTGTAGTTCGAAGGAGCCATCACCACTTTCAAAACAGACCTCATCCATAATGTTGATAGCTTCGGCCACTACAGGATCGGGTTGTGTAATTTCAAACTGGAACGTGATGAAACATCCGTTCACATCCTGTGCGATAACATCATAGATGCCGGGTTCTAGATCAGTAAAGGTGTTCATCGTATCAAACTGATCTAGATTAGGTGAAATAGCGTATAGGATTTCACCTGTTCCCCCCGACACTTCAACAGTAATGGTACCGTCGTTC is drawn from Flagellimonas sp. MMG031 and contains these coding sequences:
- a CDS encoding type IX secretion system membrane protein PorP/SprF — protein: MFKKVYATILFVLLACFAKAQELTVPQLSQYIADNPFLMSPTYAGIGDHIKVRLNGLTQWVGIEDAPDTQTLAADARIGNRSGVGMLLYNDSNGFTRQRGARVSFAHHLTLDRYDDIFLSFGISYNFNQFRIDVEQFEERNGQLPADDKATTNHNFDLGVLYRYDKFFFSLNAGNVLNKDLTNFNTDVITIEPNKLRNYYVYSGYSFSKSKNSKLEIEPSVFFQWFESDGRSVTDLNTKFRFRDFEDYYYLGVTYRFLNDQLGKPLYIAPIAGFKKSNFYFGYSYQVITNEILGYSTGTHVLTVGMDLFQGISNCRCMY
- the folB gene encoding dihydroneopterin aldolase: MGKIRLKNVRIHSNHGCLKEEMLIGSDYRVDLEISADLSQPANSDQLSETVDYVHLNNIIKEEMTVRSNLLEHVAKRIIDRIFKEIKEVTEVEVEVAKINPPIGGDVESVSVKLSSSR